The following are encoded together in the Bos javanicus breed banteng chromosome X, ARS-OSU_banteng_1.0, whole genome shotgun sequence genome:
- the LOC133242650 gene encoding ferritin heavy chain-like, translating to MLPAAAWQGRYHYRPEYEASVNSRAALELHASFQCLARVCSLHHHHDMALEHFSRVFLLRSQEHSETAESMMLLQNQRGGRVSFLDTRMPETQERESGLQATQDALHLEKRVSQSLLDLYHLATESSDAHLCHFLETCHLDQQLEFIKELADHLTNMCKMGAPEGGLAEYAFDKLTLDTSDKEERAWTGLSPESRFYQFFT from the exons ATGTTGCCCGCAGCGGCCTGGCAGGGGCGCTACCACTACCGCCCCGAGTACGAGGCCTCAGTCAACAGCCGCGCCGCCCTGGAGCTCCACGCCTCCTTCCAGTGCCTGGCCAGGGTCTGCTCCCTGCACCACCACCACGACATGGCCCTGGAGCACTTCTCCCGTGTCTTCCTGCTCCGCTCCCAGGAGCACAGCGAGACGGCCGAGAGCATGATGCTCCTGCAGAACCAGCGTGGGGGCCGCGTCTCCTTCCTGGACACCAGGATGCCCGAGACCCAAGAGCGGGAGAGCGGCCTCCAAGCCACGCAGGACGCCCTGCACCTGGAGAAGAGAGTCAGCCAGAGCCTGCTCGACCTGTACCACCTGGCCACCGAGAGCAGCGACGCCCACCTGTGCCACTTCCTGGAGACGTGCCACTTGGACCAGCAGCTCGAGTTCATCAAGGAGCTGGCAGACCATCTCACCAACATGTGCAAGATGGGGGCGCCGGAAGGCGGTCTGGCAGAGTACGCTTTTGACAAGCTCACCCTGGACACCAGTGACAAGGAGGAACGAGCCTGGACTGGACTTTCCCCCGAGTCCCGG ttttaCCAGTTCTTCACATAA